A window from Excalfactoria chinensis isolate bCotChi1 unplaced genomic scaffold, bCotChi1.hap2 Scaffold_391, whole genome shotgun sequence encodes these proteins:
- the LOC140265022 gene encoding PHD finger protein 7-like, protein MPSMFQGNEEEAPNSGEPECVLCRRARVNPDTCGQMVATSGLCAHQFCLFFADGLLEWRTPLGELFGFSLHAVQHAVQLADQKHCFVCGERGATISCAQTGCERSFHLPCAEDGECVTQYFGQHRSFCWEHRPRQAAEAAPSQNTSCVICLEPVGDSTSYHTMMCPVCKQAWFHRGCIRKHALHAATMRFFCPVCGGRTQFRSQMTTLGIQIPVRRPSWWDDEDYQPLRERHRRCDAKMCIYLGGRERAQEAGRWQLLLCSSCGSEGTHRNCTFWATGGSSWECDTCAAAGTASRTDSEPDASSTSSREVPVPQCHIITGPENTSSGPARRAASSPPCSSQLPELSVQPRAPATEQTGTRSRPSEERDASQQRRGRGGRRRAPAAGAETCSQSPSRRGPARACRRSSVPAPTERPRRRGTGRTRSRSPLQGRASGSRARPQRRRGGSRTTARGARSSTRTSATPAPSVSSRASPLPARRRPSRQRRRANTRSRSPVGRRASASRSRPRGGRGSRSRQRRTARTRSRSRANQRRRRPRRRC, encoded by the exons ATGCCAAGCATGTTCCAAGGGAACGAGGAGGAGGCGCCCAACTCTggggagccag agtgCGTGCTGTGCCGCAGGGCACGGGTCAACCCGGACACCTGCGGGCAGATGGTTGCCACCAGTGGGCTCTGTGCCCACCAGTTCTGCTTG ttCTTTGCCGATGGCCTTTTGGAGTGGCGAACCCCGCTGGGAGAACTTTTTGGCTTCTCCCTTCATGCCGTCCAGCATGCAGTTCAGCTGGCTGACCAGAAG cactgctttgtctgcGGCGAGAGGGGAGCTACCATCAGCTGCGCGCAGACAGGCTGTGAGcgcagcttccatctgccctgcgcCGAGGACGGGGAGTGCGTCACCCAATATTTTGGGCAGCACCG gtccttctgctgggagcatcgcCCTCGACAGGCAGCggaggcagctccatctcagAACACCTCCTgtgtcatctgcctggagcctgTGGGGGACAGCACGTCCTACCACACCATGATGTGCCCGGTGTGCAAACaggcctggttccaccggggcTGCATCAGG aaacatgCCTTGCACGCTGCCACCATGCGCTTCTTCTGCCCCGTCTGTGGAGGAAGAACGCAGTTCAGGTCCCAAATGACCACGCTGGGGATCCAGATCCCagtcag ACGACCATCCTGGTGGGACGATGAGGACTACCAGCCGCTGCGAGAGAGGCACAGGCGGTGTGATGCCAAGATGTGCATCTACCTCggaggcagggagagagcaCAGGAAGCGGG gcgctggcagctgctgctctgcagctcctgtggctcaGAAGGCACGCACCGGAACTGCACCTTCTGGGCCACCGGcggcagcagctgggagtgcGACACCTGCGCTGCTGcgggcaccg CTTCCCGCACCGACTCTGAGCCGGACGCCTCCAGCACTTCCAGCCGGGAGGTACCAGTGCCTCAGTGTCACATCATTACAGGACCTGAAAACACCAGCTCCGGTCCTGCTAGGCGGGCAGCGTccagcccaccctgcagctcccagctgcctgagcTCAGCGTCCAGCCCAGAGCGCCGGCGACTGAGCAGACTGGCACCCGCTCCCGTCCATCTGAGGAGCGGGACGCCTCTCAGCAGCGCCGAGGACGCGGCGGCAGGAGAcgggcaccagctgcaggtgcCGAGACCTGCTCCCAGAGCCCCAGCAGACGGGGGCCAGCGCGGGCCTGCAGAAGATCCTCGGTACCCGCGCCCACCGAGCGTCCCAGACGGAGGGGGACCGGCCGCACGAGGAGCCGCTCCCCATTGCAAGGCCGTGCCTCGGGCTCCCGGGCTCGGCCCCAGAGACGTCGCGGAGGGAGCCGTACGACGGCCCGAGGTGCTCGGAGCAGCACCCGCACCTCGGCCACGCCAGCACCGTCCGTGTCCTCGAGGGCTTCCCCGCTGCCTGCACGTCGGAGACCATCCAGGCAGCGAAGGCGGGCGAACACTCGAAGCCGATCCCCAGTGGGGCGTCGGGCTTCAGCTTCCCGCAGCCGGCCCCGAGGAGGCCGTGGCAGCCGGTCCAGGCAGCGGAGGACGGCCCGGACACGAAGCCGCTCCCGGGCAAACCAGCGGAGAAGACGTCCCCGCAGACGGTGCTGA